In Lysinibacillus sp. 2017, the DNA window AAGGTCGTGGATTAGGAACAAAGGTAGCACTTATTACCGACGGACGTTTCAGTGGTGCATCTCGCGGTATTTCTATCGGTCACATTTCACCAGAAGCAGCAGAGGGCGGTCCAATCGCACTCGTTGAAAACGGGGATACGATCGAAATCGATTTACCAAGCCGAACGATTAATTTACAAGTATCTGAAGAGGTACTTACAAAACGTCGTCAAAATTTACAACCATTTGAACCAAAAATTAAGCGCGGTTGGTTAGCTCGTTACTCAGCATTAGTAACAAATGCTTCTCAAGGCGGCGTCATGAAAATTTAATATCAAAAATCGTTGATGAGGTTAAAGGATATAGAGTTTTGTATTTACCAGAGAGCCGGTAATGGTGGAAGCCGGCGATACAACTATATCCGACATCCCCTCGGAGTGAGCTATTAAACGCGTAAGCCATTAGATAGCTCCGGGCATATTCGAAATGCTCGTTATTAATGAATCATTCACAGGATTTAGTTGCACTTATTTAGCATTAGCTAATTTGTAAATCTTGTACTCAGGAATGATTCACGAGGTGGCAAATAGTTGTGGATACTTTTAAAAGTTCCGAAACTACTTAGCTATAAACAAGGGTGGTACCATGAAAAGTCTTTTTCATCCCTACGCAATCGGCTTCCTTTTGCGTGCGGAGAAAAGGCTTTTTCTTTTGGTCAAAATATCGATGATGTTACACATATATTTTCAAATAAGGAAGGAGAATTCAAAATGAGTGCAAATGCTTCAACCAATCAAGAGATTGAAATCCAAGTAGAAGAACAACCCGTTCAAAAACCAAGAGATGGTGCAGATATTTTAGTTCAATCACTACATGATCAAGGTGTTGATATTATTTTCGGTTATCCAGGTGGTGCGGTTTTACAAATTTATGATGCACTATACCGTAACCCCATTCGCCATATTTTAACACGACACGAACAGGGCGCGATTCATGCTGCAGAGGGTTATGCACGTGTTATGAATAAACCAGGTGTCGTTATTGCAACGTCAGGTCCAGGCGCTACGAACCTTGTTACAGGGATTGCGGATGCCATGATTGATTCGATTCCATTAGTTATCTTCACGGGGCAGGTTGCAACATCGGTAATTGGAACAGACGCGTTCCAAGAAGCTGATATTATGGGAATTACAACACCAATTACAAAGCACAACTACCAGGTCCAAGATGTGGCAGATATTCCGCGCATCATAAAAGAAGCATTTCATATCGCCAATACTGGACGTAAAGGACCAGTTGTTATTGACTTCCCGAAAAACGTATCGCAATCAGTTTTCGGTGATGAAATTAAAACACCAGATAATATTTATTTACCTGGGTATCAGCCGACGACAAAACCAAACTACTTACAGATTCAGAAGGCAATTCAAGCATTGTCGGTAGCGACAAAACCACTCGTACTTGCTGGAGCTGGTGTTTTATTTGCCGATGCACGCGAACAATTAACTGAATTTATTGAAAAATATAAATTGCCAGTTGTGAATACATTACTTGGACTAGGAAGTATTCATGGACAGCATGAGCAGTTCTTCGGAATGGCAGGGATGCATGGCTATGCGACTGCAAATAATGCCATTACGCAGTGTGACTTACTAATTAATATCGGTGCACGCTTTGATGACCGCTTAACAGGCAATTTAAAATCATTTGCTCCAAATGCAAAAATCGTTCATATCGATATTGATCCAGCTGAAATTGGAAAAAATGTCCCGACTGATATTCCAATCGTAGCGGACGCGAAAGAAGCATTGTATGCATTTCTGAAAAAGGATTTCCAAACTCCCGATATTTCTGAATGGGTAACGTACTTAAATGAAAGCCGTGATAAGTATCCTTTGTGGTATGAAGCGGACACTGAAGAAGTATTACCGCAACAAGCCGTTGAAATTGTTCATAAATTAACAAATGGTGATGCTATCGTAACAACAGATGTAGGACAGCATCAAATGTGGGCAGCGCAATACTACCATTTGAATAACGATCATGGTTGGGTAACATCTGGCGGTCTAGGAACAATGGGCTTCGGGTTCCCAGCCGCGATAGGCGCACAATTCGCACGACCAGATAAGAAGGTCATCGCATTTGTAGGGGATGCAGGCTTCCAAATGACGAACCAAGAGTTGACGTTATTAAAAGAATTTAACTTACCAGTAAAAGTGGTCATTTTAAACAATAGTTGCTTAGGTATGGTACGCCAATGGCAAGAAACATTCTATGAAGAACGTTATTCACAATCACTAATGCCAATCCAGCCAGACTTTGTGAAATTAGCGGATGCATACGGTGTGAAAGGATATCGCATTAACAATATTTCAGAAGCAGAATCGATTTTTGCAGAAGCCATTCTATCTGATGAGCCAGTTGTTATTGATTGTCGTGTGAAGCAATTAGTTAGTGTATTCCCGATGGTCGCACCTGGTAAAGGTCTACATGAAATGATTGGAGTGGAAAAACCATGAAACGTGTTATTACAGTAACCGTAATTAATCAAAGTGGCGTACTAAACCGCGTAACAGGTTTACTAATGAAACGCCAATTTAATATTGAATCCATTACAGTTGGACATACGGAACAACCGAATTTTTCAAAAATGACCTTTGTCGTAAATATTGAGGACGAAAGTAAAACGGAGCAATTAATCAAGCAATTATCAAAACAAATTGATGTTTTAAAAGTCAATGATATTACGGAAAAAGCCATCGTACTTCGTGAATTAGCACTGATTAAGGTCGTATCACCACCAAATTTGCGTATGGAAATGAACGCCATTGTTGAACCGTTCCGTCCACAAGTGGTAGATACTTCGAAAAACGTTGTGACCTATGAGGTTATTGGTCATCCAGAGAAAATTGATGCCTTTATCGAATTAATTCGACCATATGGCATTAAAGAATTAACGCGAACAGGCGCTACTGCTTCAGTTCGTGAAGCACAAAAAATCGAAGGTCCACAATTATCCATTTTAAAATAAGCAATGACTTTTAGTAGATATGAAAAACGCTGGGTGGACGATGTCATCAGAAGCCCAATTTCAAAAAAAAAAAAAACTTAACTTAATTGGAGGAAATGAACATGTCAAAAATGTATTATGAAAACGAAATTAACGAGCAAGCACTAAAGGGGAAAAAAATCGCGATTATTGGTTACGGTTCTCAAGGCCATGCCCATGCACTTAACTTAAAGGAATCTGGTTTTGATGTAGTAGTAGGGATTCGCCCAGGTAAATCATATGATGCTGCAAAAGAAGATGGCGTTGAAGTGAAAACTGTTGCAGAAGCAGCTGCAGAAGCAGACGTAATTCAAATCTTACTTCCAGATGAACGTCAAAAAGCCGTTTACGAAGCAGAAATCGCACCACATTTAACAGCTGGTAAAGCGTTAATGTTTGCCCATGGTTTTAACATTCACTTTGGTCAAATCCAACCACCAGCTGACGTTGACGTATTCTTAGTAGCCCCTAAAGGTCCAGGTCACTTAGTACGTCGTCAATTCACTGAAGGTGCAGGCGTACCTGGCCTTTTCGCAATCCACCAAGATGCAACAGGCCAAGCACGCGATCTTGCACTTGCATACGGTAAAGGAATTGGTTCAGCACGCGGTGGTTTACTTGAAACGACATTCGCTGAAGAAACAGTTACTGACCTTTTCGGTGAGCAAGCGGTACTTTGCGGTGGTACAACAGAACTTGTAAAAGCAGGCTTTGAAACTTTAGTAGAAGCGGGCTACCAACCAGAGCTTGCTTACTTCGAAACATTACACGAGCTTAAATTAATCGTTGACCTAATGTTCGAAGGCGGTATGGCAACAATGCGCT includes these proteins:
- the ilvB gene encoding biosynthetic-type acetolactate synthase large subunit, whose amino-acid sequence is MSANASTNQEIEIQVEEQPVQKPRDGADILVQSLHDQGVDIIFGYPGGAVLQIYDALYRNPIRHILTRHEQGAIHAAEGYARVMNKPGVVIATSGPGATNLVTGIADAMIDSIPLVIFTGQVATSVIGTDAFQEADIMGITTPITKHNYQVQDVADIPRIIKEAFHIANTGRKGPVVIDFPKNVSQSVFGDEIKTPDNIYLPGYQPTTKPNYLQIQKAIQALSVATKPLVLAGAGVLFADAREQLTEFIEKYKLPVVNTLLGLGSIHGQHEQFFGMAGMHGYATANNAITQCDLLINIGARFDDRLTGNLKSFAPNAKIVHIDIDPAEIGKNVPTDIPIVADAKEALYAFLKKDFQTPDISEWVTYLNESRDKYPLWYEADTEEVLPQQAVEIVHKLTNGDAIVTTDVGQHQMWAAQYYHLNNDHGWVTSGGLGTMGFGFPAAIGAQFARPDKKVIAFVGDAGFQMTNQELTLLKEFNLPVKVVILNNSCLGMVRQWQETFYEERYSQSLMPIQPDFVKLADAYGVKGYRINNISEAESIFAEAILSDEPVVIDCRVKQLVSVFPMVAPGKGLHEMIGVEKP
- the ilvC gene encoding ketol-acid reductoisomerase produces the protein MSKMYYENEINEQALKGKKIAIIGYGSQGHAHALNLKESGFDVVVGIRPGKSYDAAKEDGVEVKTVAEAAAEADVIQILLPDERQKAVYEAEIAPHLTAGKALMFAHGFNIHFGQIQPPADVDVFLVAPKGPGHLVRRQFTEGAGVPGLFAIHQDATGQARDLALAYGKGIGSARGGLLETTFAEETVTDLFGEQAVLCGGTTELVKAGFETLVEAGYQPELAYFETLHELKLIVDLMFEGGMATMRYSISDTAEWGDYVSGPRIIDASVKARMKEVLTDIQDGTFAKRWIEENETGRPEYTKFKEAGANHQIEEVGAKLRAMMPFINQGKQKVTVK
- the ilvN gene encoding acetolactate synthase small subunit — its product is MKRVITVTVINQSGVLNRVTGLLMKRQFNIESITVGHTEQPNFSKMTFVVNIEDESKTEQLIKQLSKQIDVLKVNDITEKAIVLRELALIKVVSPPNLRMEMNAIVEPFRPQVVDTSKNVVTYEVIGHPEKIDAFIELIRPYGIKELTRTGATASVREAQKIEGPQLSILK